Genomic DNA from Rhodothermales bacterium:
AACGTCAGCTCGGTCTCGTCCAGCTGCCCGTCGTTGACCCGCGCGCGGAAGATGGCGTCGATCAGCGTCTCCAGGCGCTTGTGCGTCGGCTCGGACAGACTCCGCGAGGCGGCCTCCACGGAATCCGCCAGCATCAAAATGCCGGTCTCGCGCGACTGAGGCCGCGGCCCCGGGTACCTGAATTCGGCCTCCTGCACGACGTCCTGATGGCTGTGCTCCTCCGCTTTCCGGTAGAAATACTCGATGAGGGTCGTCCCGTGATGCATCGGGATAAAATCCAGCACGCGATTCGGCAGGTTGTACTGTTTGCCGATCTCTACGCCCTCCTTGACGTGGCTCGCGATGATGAGCGCGCTCATCCGCGGCTTGAGCTGGTCGTGCGGATTCTCGTTCGAGCGCTGGTTCTCGACAAAATATTCCGCTTTCGGCATCTTGCCGATATCGTGATAGAGCGCGCCCACGCGGGCGAGCAGCGCGTTGGCACCGATCGCGTCCGCGGCGGCTTCGGCCAGATTGGCGACCTGCAGGCTGTGGTTAAAGGTCCCGGGCGCCCGAAGGCTCAGCTCCTTGAGCAACGGACGGTTCGTGTCCGACAGTTCGAGCAGCGTCAGGTCGGTCGTGATGTCGAACGCGCGCTCGAACACCCAGAGCAGCGGGAGCGACACGATCAGCATGAGCGAATTGATGCCGACGCGGATCAGGTCTTCGCCGAAGATGCTCGCCGGCGTGTCGTATATCAGCCACGTAGCGCCCAGGACGAGCCCGTAGCCGAGGAAGACCATCCCCGCGCTCAGGAAGATCTGCCCCCGAATCTTGATGTCGCGTACACTGAAGACGCCCAGGTTGCCGGCGAAGATGGTGGCGAAGGTGAACTCGAAGTCGTACCCCATCAGGTGCCCGCCGACGAGCGCGAGCGTAAGCAGCCCGAACAGCGCCACCCGGGAGTCGAACATCACGGTGAGCATGACCGGCGCCACCGCCACGGGGACGGCATACATCCCGAACAGCGGATAGCGGATGGCGATCGCATACGAGCCGATGATGCCGACAAACAGCAAGGCGATGAGCAGCACCTTGCGGTTGTCGTCGAAGATTTGCCGGCGCAGGAAATACAGGTAGAGGAAAAAGATGAGGTAGGTCGCGAGGGCGAGAAAAAACTGGCCGGCCGCGAGTTTCCAGGGCAGTTTGCGCCCCATCCGTTCGCGCTGGGCACGCTCCAGCGACGTGAGCCGCCGCTTGATCTCCTGCGTCACTTTTTCGCCGTTTTCGACGATGACGCTGCCGGCGTTGACCATGCCGCGGGTCGGGGAAATGCGCTGCTCCTTCCGCTGCCACTCCCGCAACGTCTCGGCCCGCAAGTACGTGAGGGAATGCTGGAACATCGACATGAACAACCCTTCGCCGAGGCTGACATATTCGGGGTTGTTCGGATACGCCTTGATGAGCTCGTCACGCGCCAGCTGAAAGGCCTCGTTCAGACCGAAAAGGTTGTCCTTGCGCTTCGTGCGGACCACCGACTCGGCTTCGTTCCGGATATAGATCTCATCCGTGTAGATGCTATCCATCGGCACGTCGAGGATGCCGATCGAGATCAGCTGCGTGCCGACGCTCCACACCTTGCGCATCAGCAATTCATCCAGGCGGGGCCCCCGGGCGCGGGTTTCGGACAGGGCGGGATCCCGCTCGACGTACGAACGGGTAAGCAGTTGCCATTGCTGCGGGGTCAGCTTGACGCGGGCGTTTCGCCGCAGTTCGAGGTAGCGCAAGGAATCGGCGAGCGCCGCTTCCATCAGGCCGGCGCGCTGGTTGAACCGGTAGGCCGCGTAGGTCCCGAAGATCCGCTCGAGCTGGCTCACCACCGTATCGCGCTTCGCGGCCATCCGGGCCGCGGCATCCTCCGTCTCCTCGAAATACGGCGGCGTCGTAAACCGGACATTTTTCCGCTCGCTCTCGATGATCTCCGGATCCTTATAGATCGCAAAATCGAAGGGCGCCTCGAGGGTCTCGTGCCGCCAGAAGTCCCCTTCCGCCACGGTGTAGTGATAAAAATCGGCGTGCGGGAAGGCCAGATAGGTCAGGACGACCAGCGTGATGAAGATGCTTCCCTTGACGATCAGATTGCGCTGCTGCACGCGCGGATCCTCGCTGAATCCGCGTTCGAGTCGCTCGCCGACCGGACGAATCTTGGGTCGCAGTCTAAAAACGTGTTTGATCCAACTCATGGCGAAACAGGTACAGCCGCGGCTCCCGCCACATGATCGATATGTTAGGTGCGCTCAGGAGCCCATAGGATATGCCACAGGGGTCGCAATGATCCGAACACGAGCATCATGGCCGCCCCGATGGCGGTAAACCACGGCCAGGCAATGCCCACCAGGTTGCCCGCCGGCGCGTCCGAGAACCAGCGGATCAGCCAGCCCGTCGCCGGATCGTACCGCACGCCCGTGATGATGACGACCATCAGGGCGATCGTCACCACAAAGGCCGCGATGGCGTCGCGCTCCACGGCGCGGCGCTGCAGCAACCCGAGGGCGAACAGTCCGAGCATGCCCCCGTACGTGAAGGTGGCAATCGCGAGCCCGAGCTCCACCACAGGACTCGTCTGATCCTCGAACAGGCTGGCGAAACCGACAAAGATGACACCCCAGATCAAGGTAAACATCCTCGCGACGCGCAGCGCGCGCTGATTCTCCAGGGCTTTTCCCGAGAAACGCTCGTAGAGATCCATCATGGTCGATGAGGCCAGCGCGTTGAGCGAAGACGACAGCGTGCTCATCGCCGCAGCCACGATGCCGGCCAGGATAAGCCCCGACACGCCGGCAGGCAGACCCTCGATGATGAACTTGGGAAAGACCTCATCCGCCCGCGCGAGTCCCAGCTCCTGCACCGACGCGCCGCCATAATAGACCCAGATCAGCACGCCCACGAACAGAAACAGGGCAAACTGCACCATCACGACCAGCCCGCTCCCGATCAACGCCTTGCGGCTATCCGCCAGATTCCGGCAGACCAGCAGCCGCTGCACGATCAGCTGGTCGCTGCCGTGCGACGCCATGGTAAAGATGGCCCCGCCCACCACGGCGGTAAAAAAGGCGTACGGCTGGGTGATCCATTCGACCAGGGGCCGGCCGGCCTCGAAATTCAGCATCTTGAGTTTGCCCGCCTCGGAGGCCATCTGAAACCAGCCGGCAGGCGCCTTATCCAGCAGCACGAGCAGCG
This window encodes:
- a CDS encoding HDIG domain-containing protein translates to MSWIKHVFRLRPKIRPVGERLERGFSEDPRVQQRNLIVKGSIFITLVVLTYLAFPHADFYHYTVAEGDFWRHETLEAPFDFAIYKDPEIIESERKNVRFTTPPYFEETEDAAARMAAKRDTVVSQLERIFGTYAAYRFNQRAGLMEAALADSLRYLELRRNARVKLTPQQWQLLTRSYVERDPALSETRARGPRLDELLMRKVWSVGTQLISIGILDVPMDSIYTDEIYIRNEAESVVRTKRKDNLFGLNEAFQLARDELIKAYPNNPEYVSLGEGLFMSMFQHSLTYLRAETLREWQRKEQRISPTRGMVNAGSVIVENGEKVTQEIKRRLTSLERAQRERMGRKLPWKLAAGQFFLALATYLIFFLYLYFLRRQIFDDNRKVLLIALLFVGIIGSYAIAIRYPLFGMYAVPVAVAPVMLTVMFDSRVALFGLLTLALVGGHLMGYDFEFTFATIFAGNLGVFSVRDIKIRGQIFLSAGMVFLGYGLVLGATWLIYDTPASIFGEDLIRVGINSLMLIVSLPLLWVFERAFDITTDLTLLELSDTNRPLLKELSLRAPGTFNHSLQVANLAEAAADAIGANALLARVGALYHDIGKMPKAEYFVENQRSNENPHDQLKPRMSALIIASHVKEGVEIGKQYNLPNRVLDFIPMHHGTTLIEYFYRKAEEHSHQDVVQEAEFRYPGPRPQSRETGILMLADSVEAASRSLSEPTHKRLETLIDAIFRARVNDGQLDETELTFHDLNIIKDTFLAMLVGMHHGRVKYPDQVEEEEREKAAVPPALEEIISEKQIE
- a CDS encoding sodium:solute symporter, coding for MLTLLDYAVIAIYIVAVLGIGAWIGGRQTSRTDYFLGSRSLPWWAVCFSIVATETSTLTVIGVPAVAYAGAMTFLQLTLGYLIGRIAVSIVLLPRYVDGEFVTAYAFLGQRFGWRTQVLASITFLCTRLLADGVRLFATAIPIKLIAVQSGVEVSYLTIIAAIGVFTIIYTMIGGIKAVIWIDVIQMGVYVGGSILALLVLLDKAPAGWFQMASEAGKLKMLNFEAGRPLVEWITQPYAFFTAVVGGAIFTMASHGSDQLIVQRLLVCRNLADSRKALIGSGLVVMVQFALFLFVGVLIWVYYGGASVQELGLARADEVFPKFIIEGLPAGVSGLILAGIVAAAMSTLSSSLNALASSTMMDLYERFSGKALENQRALRVARMFTLIWGVIFVGFASLFEDQTSPVVELGLAIATFTYGGMLGLFALGLLQRRAVERDAIAAFVVTIALMVVIITGVRYDPATGWLIRWFSDAPAGNLVGIAWPWFTAIGAAMMLVFGSLRPLWHILWAPERT